The window GTCAGGCCACGAGGCCAACCTCTCCATGCCGCAAGCGACGCGCATCGGCCTCGCCCTCGCAAAGAACCCGCAGACCCGCTACGGCGCCTGGTGGACGCTGGTGCTGGCGGGCGATCCGGAGAAGCGCCGGGAGATGTCCGCGGGGCCGCTCGTGCCGGTGCTCGGTGGGACGACCTTCCGCTGGGGTGCGCCACTTTGAGCCCGAACCTGCGCCGAGCGCGTTGTGGCATCTGATCAGGCCACCCGTCAGATCGCTGCGGCGCTCGTCACTGGAGTTGTCTTTTCGATCGCCGCATCCCAGCGTTGCGCCGTCAGCGGCGCCGACGATTCGAGAGGGGTTTGGCAGCGATGAAAACCGACATGACCCGTGCCGGCGTAGCGCTGGCCCTGATTCTATTCGGCGCGACCGGCGCAATCGCCCAGAGCTGCGAGAAGACCTTCACGGCGGGTGGCGAGCCCTTCCTGACCGGCATCCGCTATCGCAGCTCCGGGATCGTCAAGGTCACTCCGGCCAAAGCCTTGAGCAACCTGCCACGCAGCATCAGCGCGGAAGGGTTCTCCGGCATCCGGACCGATCAAGCCTCCGGTACTGTCACCGGCCTGAAGGATGGCGCCGGCACCGGCCGGCCACAGCGCATGCAGGTCACGGCCAGCAAGGCCGGGAGTGCGACGGTGATCGAAGCCGTCTACGAACTGCAATCCGGGCAGGTGGCAGACGATGCGCAGGTCCGTGCGGGGCTTTGCCGGATCATTGCCGGCGCGGCCGGCTGATCGCGCAATACCCCCTTTACAAACACCCCGGTCTGGTGATGGCTCTGGTTTTTAGCGGAGCCTCTACGTCATGACCTTCGAAAGCTGGGCGGCCTTCGCCGCCGCCACCGCCATCCTCCTCGTCATTCCCGGCCCAACCATCCTGCTGGTGATCTCCTATGCGCTCGGCCAGGGCTGGCGCACCGCCTTCCCGATGGCGGTCGGTGTCGCGCTCGGCGATTTCACTGCGATGACGCTGTCCATGCTCGGCGTCGGCGCGCTGCTGGCGACCTCGGCGACGATCTTCACCGTGCTGAAATGGGCCGGCGCTGCCTATCTGATCTATCTTGGCGTCAAGCTCTTCCGGGCGGGCGGCAGCCTCAACGCCGAGCCGCGCCAGGACGCGACCTCCGCGCTGAAGATGCTCGGCCATGCCTGGCTGGTGACGGCGCTCAACCCGAAGAGCATCACCTTCTTCGTCGCCTTCCTGCCGCAGTTCCTCGATGCCAAGGCGGATTTCTGGACGCAGATGCTGATCTTCGAGGCGACCTTCATCACCCTCGCCTTCGCCAACGCCTTCGGCTACGCGCTGATCGCCTCGCGTGCCCGGGCCGTCGTCAGCAATCCGCGCGCGATCGGCCTGTTCAACAAGGCCGGCGGCACGCTGCTGATCGGCGCAGGGATCGCCACCGTCGCGGTGCGCTCCGGCAGTAACTGAGGCCGCCCTCAGTTCGCCGCCGGCCGGGCTTTCAAGCGCGCCTCGAACCAGTGGCGCGCCAGTTCGGCCCATTCCTTCGGCGGGTCCTCATGCCCGCCGGCATGCAGCATCAGCGAGACTTGGCGGCCGCTCTCGCAATTCGTCCATGAGCGCTGCCAGACCGGCCCGCGTACCTCGATCGCATCGGGGCGCGTGGTCTTGCAGCCATCGGTCGCGCGCCAGAGCTGCAGCCCCTCGAACACATCGCCTTGCGCATGGTTGGGGCCGAGCTGGCGGCCTTCGAGCGGGAAGACCTCGTCGCGCCAGCCATGGGTCTGCAGGATATCGACCGGCCCGGCGCATTTGGTCGGGTGCGGCCGCCAGAAATTCCCGGCGAGCGGCGCATAGGCTGCGCCGAGATCCGACTGCCGACAGGCGAGATACCAGGTCAGCGAAGCGCCGATCGAGAAACCACCGACGAGAACGCGCTTGCGATCGACGTCGAAGCGGGTGACGGCATCGTCGAGCACCTGCTGGGCGAAAGCGAGTTCGTCGCGCTGCTGCGGCGCATCCGGCAGGAAGGACCAGCCACGGCCATAGCGGCTGCCCTGCATGACGAGCCCGTTCGGGCCAAGCACGACATAGCCTGCCTCGACGAAGGGCTTCAGAACGGAATCCGCGGCGAGGACCGCATCGCCTCCTCCGCCGGCGCCGTGAAAGAACAGGACAGCCGGGCGCTTCTCTCCGGGTGGCAGTGCAGTTGCGGGCACAGCAGCGTGATAGTCGCCGAGCGGAACCTTGCAGGGTTCGGCCTGCGAGCCGCAGGCCTGCGCCGCCGTGCTGGCAAGCCCTAAGAGAAGCGTGGAGAACAGGAAAAGCCTTGCCATTGCTACCTCGCGAAGCGAGGCGGGACTATGCCTTGCTGCCTTGAGCGATCAAGCCTTGATGCTGACCAAATCTGGCAGCGATCTGCAGCATCGACCGACGATTCCTGCCCACGGAGATCACAATGTCCGGCGATGACCGCGCAACGCTCGATTTCTATGCCACCGAGGCGCAAATCTACGCCGGCCGCGCCCGCGAGCTCGGCCAGGCGCGGTTGCAGCGCTTCGCCGAATTGGTGCCCGCCCGCGGCAAGGTGCTGGAACTCGGCTGTGGCGGCGGGCAGGACAGTGAGGCCCTGCTCGCGCTCGGCCTCGACGTCAGCCCGACCGACGGCTCGCCCGAACTCGCCGCACAGGCGGCAAAGCGGCTTGGCAGGCCGGTCTCGGTGCTGCTCTTCGAGGACCTCACGGCGGATGCGGTCTATGACGGCATCTGGGCCAATGCCTGCCTGCTGCATGTCCCGCGCCCGGCCTTGCCCGGCATCCTCGCCAGGATTCACCGGGCACTGCGGCCGGGCGGCGTCTTCTACGCCAGCTACAAGGCCGGCGAAGCGGAAGGGCGCGATCGTTTCGGCCGGTTCTACAATTATCCGGACACCGAATGGCTGCGCGCGGCCTATGGCGATCTCGGCTGGACCCGCATCGATATCGAAGAGGATATGGGCGGCGGCTACGATCAGGAGCCGACCCGCTGGCTGCACGCGACAGCGATCAAGTTGTCTTGAAACGGGTGGCACGGTCTTGACGGTGCGCGACCTGAGCACGACTTGTCGATGTCATGACACGCCGCAAACTCCTGCGCCTCCTCGGCATCCCCGCTTTGCTCGGGTCCACGGGCTTCGCCTGGGCCTCCTATGCGCGCTCGCGCAATCCCTATTACCAGGGCCCCGTCAGCGACCACTTCGACGGTCTGATCTTCAGCGACGGGCGGCCGGTCACGAAGGGGCTGGCCGATGTGCTGCGCTGGCAATTCTCGAAGCGCGAACGCGAGGTCTTTCCGGCCCAGTACGCAGCGCCGCCACAGGACAAGCCGCCGGCGCGCGTCGAGTCCTTACGCGTCGTCCATCTCGGCCATGCCTCGTTCCTGTACCAGATCGCCGGCCTCAACATCCTGATCGACCCGGTCTATTCCGAGCGCGCCAGCCCGTTCTCCTTCTTCGGGCCAAAGCGGGTGAACGCGCCAGGCGTCGCCTTCACCGATCTGCCGAAGATCGATATCGTGCTGGTCACGCACAACCATTACGACCATCTCGACGTCGAGACGCTGGCGCTGATCCATGCGCGCGACAATCCGCGCATGATCATGCCGCTCGGCAACGACGCGATCGTCAAGGCGCGCGACGGCTCGATTCGGGCTGAGGCGCATGACTGGGGCGCGCGGCTTGAGCTGT is drawn from Bosea sp. Tri-49 and contains these coding sequences:
- a CDS encoding LysE family translocator, whose translation is MTFESWAAFAAATAILLVIPGPTILLVISYALGQGWRTAFPMAVGVALGDFTAMTLSMLGVGALLATSATIFTVLKWAGAAYLIYLGVKLFRAGGSLNAEPRQDATSALKMLGHAWLVTALNPKSITFFVAFLPQFLDAKADFWTQMLIFEATFITLAFANAFGYALIASRARAVVSNPRAIGLFNKAGGTLLIGAGIATVAVRSGSN
- a CDS encoding alpha/beta hydrolase family esterase, translated to MARLFLFSTLLLGLASTAAQACGSQAEPCKVPLGDYHAAVPATALPPGEKRPAVLFFHGAGGGGDAVLAADSVLKPFVEAGYVVLGPNGLVMQGSRYGRGWSFLPDAPQQRDELAFAQQVLDDAVTRFDVDRKRVLVGGFSIGASLTWYLACRQSDLGAAYAPLAGNFWRPHPTKCAGPVDILQTHGWRDEVFPLEGRQLGPNHAQGDVFEGLQLWRATDGCKTTRPDAIEVRGPVWQRSWTNCESGRQVSLMLHAGGHEDPPKEWAELARHWFEARLKARPAAN
- a CDS encoding class I SAM-dependent methyltransferase translates to MSGDDRATLDFYATEAQIYAGRARELGQARLQRFAELVPARGKVLELGCGGGQDSEALLALGLDVSPTDGSPELAAQAAKRLGRPVSVLLFEDLTADAVYDGIWANACLLHVPRPALPGILARIHRALRPGGVFYASYKAGEAEGRDRFGRFYNYPDTEWLRAAYGDLGWTRIDIEEDMGGGYDQEPTRWLHATAIKLS
- a CDS encoding MBL fold metallo-hydrolase, yielding MTRRKLLRLLGIPALLGSTGFAWASYARSRNPYYQGPVSDHFDGLIFSDGRPVTKGLADVLRWQFSKREREVFPAQYAAPPQDKPPARVESLRVVHLGHASFLYQIAGLNILIDPVYSERASPFSFFGPKRVNAPGVAFTDLPKIDIVLVTHNHYDHLDVETLALIHARDNPRMIMPLGNDAIVKARDGSIRAEAHDWGARLELSDKVALTLVPSYHWSARGAFDRRMALWCSFVIETPAGKLFHIGDTGYHDGSLYERLGREYGPFRLAALPIGAYEPRWFMSDNHMNPEEAVAVMRSLRAEQALGHHWGTFQLTDEGVGRPPEALKVALEKAGLPEERFRPMQPGLVWQA